Proteins from a genomic interval of Candidatus Gracilibacteria bacterium:
- a CDS encoding proline--tRNA ligase, whose amino-acid sequence MRLSKMFGKTVKETSQDIKLASHKLLYQGGFIRESTAGRYYFLPLGIRVQDKIVSIIEEEMDRAGAQKMITPVLHPLELWEETNRTNSVGFELMTIADQRGAKFALGGTAEEMMVDVVRKFNLSYKDLPFNIYQFSQKFRDEKRARGGLLRVREFLMKDAYSFHRDAEDFKKEYQSMWHTYEKIFSRVGLNAIPIEADNGYIGGEYCHEFVVESPVGESRFLMTKDRSYAAHEEVALFKREIMNPKEEKLPLKIQKAPRGPTIQDGVKLYGEPAWRQIKTIVFVVDGGETILVSVRGDLDVNEAKLKKVLNAYDLRSATPEEIKALGSVVGFVSPLKLKLKKVGDFSLKTVHNFYTGADEPQMDTLNVNYGRDFEVDVMADIALPPAEAKTESDEPLLEGRGIEVGNIFQLGTHYSTKMARAVFTDQDGQVKPYYMGCYGIGVGRTLATIVEVHHDEKGILWPKSVTPYQVHLLSLGLDEKVIQQTNELYESLLKAGIEVLYDDRDLRTGEKLNDADLIGLPIRVLVSPRSLEQGGAEWKERSSKENRVVPLDQLISSIQEFYGK is encoded by the coding sequence ATGCGTCTCTCAAAAATGTTCGGAAAAACGGTTAAAGAAACATCTCAAGACATCAAACTCGCGAGCCACAAACTCCTTTATCAAGGCGGATTTATTCGAGAATCCACGGCAGGGCGCTATTATTTTTTGCCGTTGGGTATCCGCGTCCAAGACAAAATCGTGAGTATTATTGAAGAAGAAATGGATCGGGCCGGCGCTCAAAAAATGATCACTCCGGTGCTTCATCCCCTCGAATTGTGGGAAGAAACCAATCGCACCAACAGCGTGGGGTTTGAGCTCATGACCATTGCGGATCAGCGCGGCGCCAAGTTTGCGTTGGGTGGCACGGCCGAAGAAATGATGGTCGACGTGGTTCGCAAATTCAACTTGAGCTACAAAGACCTTCCTTTTAATATCTATCAATTTTCTCAAAAATTCCGTGATGAAAAACGGGCGCGTGGCGGATTGCTCCGCGTGCGAGAATTTTTGATGAAAGATGCGTATTCGTTTCATCGCGATGCCGAGGATTTTAAAAAAGAATATCAATCCATGTGGCACACGTATGAAAAGATTTTCAGTCGCGTGGGGTTGAATGCGATTCCGATCGAGGCGGACAACGGCTACATTGGCGGTGAATATTGTCATGAATTTGTGGTGGAATCCCCGGTGGGAGAAAGTCGCTTTCTCATGACCAAAGATCGCTCGTATGCGGCGCATGAGGAAGTCGCGCTTTTCAAACGCGAGATCATGAATCCCAAAGAAGAAAAGCTTCCGCTCAAAATTCAAAAAGCCCCTCGCGGCCCGACCATTCAAGATGGTGTTAAGCTTTACGGCGAACCCGCGTGGAGGCAAATAAAGACGATTGTATTTGTAGTAGATGGGGGAGAGACCATTCTGGTCTCTGTGCGCGGAGATCTGGATGTCAATGAAGCAAAATTAAAAAAAGTATTGAATGCGTATGATTTGCGTTCCGCGACCCCGGAAGAAATCAAAGCCCTCGGAAGTGTGGTGGGGTTTGTCTCCCCTCTCAAACTCAAGCTGAAAAAAGTCGGCGATTTTTCACTCAAGACGGTACACAATTTTTACACCGGCGCGGACGAACCTCAAATGGACACGCTCAATGTGAATTACGGTCGCGATTTTGAAGTGGATGTGATGGCGGACATTGCCTTGCCTCCGGCTGAGGCCAAGACCGAAAGCGATGAACCTTTGCTCGAAGGGCGCGGCATTGAAGTGGGAAATATTTTTCAACTTGGCACGCATTATTCCACCAAAATGGCACGGGCCGTTTTCACGGATCAAGATGGGCAAGTGAAACCTTATTATATGGGCTGTTACGGCATTGGCGTGGGCCGCACCCTGGCCACGATCGTGGAGGTCCATCACGATGAAAAAGGCATCCTTTGGCCAAAATCCGTGACTCCATACCAGGTTCATTTGCTCAGTTTGGGATTGGATGAAAAAGTGATTCAACAAACCAATGAATTGTATGAATCGTTGCTCAAGGCCGGGATTGAGGTTTTGTACGATGACCGCGATCTTCGCACCGGAGAAAAGTTGAATGATGCGGATTTGATCGGTCTTCCGATTCGTGTTTTGGTCAGTCCCCGCTCTTTGGAACAAGGTGGCGCGGAATGGAAAGAGCGTTCGTCTAAGGAAAATCGCGTGGTCCCGTTGGATCAACTTATTTCTTCAATTCAAGAGTTTTATGGGAAGTAA